In one Fusarium falciforme chromosome 5, complete sequence genomic region, the following are encoded:
- a CDS encoding PHB domain-containing protein — MSSTDGMLNGGGSSSKAPVPAEGNGGFQAQHKMAVVPPKKEDLQRSYARVVEEDATPDGWYARMKDTLGVVIGTMGAIPCCIICPNPFKEVHQGNVGLVTKFGKFYKAVDPGLVNINPLSEKIIQIDVKIQTAEVPEQICMTKDNVTLRLTSVIYYHIVAPHKAAFGINNVRQALMERTQTTLRHVVGARVLQDVIERREEIAQSIGEIIEDVAAGWGVQVESMLIKDIVFSQELQESLSMAAQSKRIGESKIIAAKAEVESAKLMRQAADILSSAPAMQIRYLEAMQAMAKSANSKVIFLPAANQTMGNALNAAMAANPTGESSSAPAEGSYQDFGGQDPGFQQAMHARVVENI; from the exons ATGTCTTCTACAGATGGAATGCTCAACGGTGGAGGTTCATCCTCCAAGGCTCCCGTCCCTGCTGAGGGCAACGGGGGCTTCCAGGCCCAGCACAAGATGGCCGTGGTACctcccaagaaggaggatctCCAGCGTAGCTACGCTAGAGTTGTCGAAGAAGATGCCACCCCCGATGGCTGGTACGCCCGGATGA AGGATACTCTCGGTGTTGTCATCGGAACCATGGGCGCCATCCCTTGCTGCATCATCTGCCCCAACCCCTTCAAGGAAGTCCACCAGGGCAACGTCGGTCTCGTCACCAAGTTTGGAAAGTTCTACAAGGCCGTCGACCCCGGTCTGGTCAACATTAACCCCCTCAGCGAGAAGATCATCCAGATCGACGTCAAGATTCAGACCGCAGAGGTCCCCGAGCAGATTTGTATGACCAAGGACAACGTCACCCTGCGTCTCACCTCGGTCATCTACTACCACATCGTGGCTCCCCACAAGGCTGCTTTCGGCATCAACAACGTTCGCCAGGCCCTCATGGAGCGTACCCAGACCACACTTCGCCATGTCGTTGGTGCTCGTGTTCTTCAGGATGTTATTGAGCGTCGAGAGGAGATTGCCCAGTCGATTGGAGAGATCATTGAGGATGTCGCCGCTGGATGGGGTGTTCAGGTCGAGAGCATGCTCATCAAGGACATTGTTTTCAGCCAGGAGCTGCAGGAGTCGCTTTCCATGGCCGCTCAGAGCAAGCGTATCGGTGAAAGCAAGATCATTgccgccaaggctgag GTCGAATCCGCCAAGCTTATGCGTCAAGCTGCCGACATCCTCAGCTCTGCTCCCGCCATGCAGATCCGATACCTCGAGGCCATGCAAGCCATGGCCAAGTCGGCCAACAGCAAGGTCATCTTCCTGCCCGCCGCGAACCAGACCATGGGCAACGCCCTCAACGCCGCCATGGCCGCCAACCCGACCGGCGAGTCCAGCAGCGCCCCGGCCGAGGGCAGCTACCAAGACTTTGGAGGTCAGGACCCAGGTTTCCAACAAGCCATGCACGCTCGCGTCGTGGAGAACATCTAA
- a CDS encoding Cir-N domain-containing protein, translating to MPLHLLGKKSWNVYNTDNIARVRRDEAAAKAAEEAEEQRMQEIDAQRRLAILRGEAPPPIEDAEPSTADEPPARETTHPGSMRRKRKRPGEDDTDFEMRVARERDNMAVISVGSERKPTSSAPIVDHAGHIDLFGDEKLRAHAEKNEEAEKEAKKKKQSYEDQYTMRFSNAAGKDGALQPWYSQSDAAAPDASSKDVWGNQDPKRKERDIKRIVSNDPLAMMKQGASKVRELKQERKRFQEERDEELKQMRREDRHRERRRRRHEESGRGGDRSRGRDGERSSTRHEERRHRSRDRRDDHDRDRGSERRRHDRYGREESKDRRDYKDHHDKYRSDPERRRRRRSRDDDSRKRRDSRSPERDQSERRRHRSREEA from the exons ATGCCACT CCATTTGCTCGGCAAAAAATCGTGGAATGTCTACAATACCGACAACATCGCCCGCGTCCGTCGCGATGAAGCCGCCGCAaaggccgccgaggaggcggAAGAGCAGCGCATGCAGGAGATCGATGCACAACGCCGACTAGCCATCCTACGCGGCGAAGCTCCTCCACCTATAGAGGATGCTGAGCCATCCACGGCCGACGAGCCGCCCGCTCGTGAAACCACACATCCTGGAAGCATGCGGCGGAAACGGAAGCGACCGGGCGAGGACGATACCGACTTTGAGATGCGCGtggcgagggagagggatAACATGGCTGTTATCAGCGTCGGGTCTGAGAGGAAACCTACGAGCTCTGCTCCGATTGTGGATCATGCTGGGCACATTGATCTTTTCGGTGATGAGAAGCTCAGAGCACATGCCGAAAAGAACGAGGAAGCAGAGAAGGAagccaagaagaaaaagcagAGCTATGAGGATCAATACACGATGCGATTCTCCAACGCCGCTGGAAAGGACGGCGCTCTGCAGCCGTGGTACTCCCAGTCCGATGCCGCAGCTCCGGATGCATCCTCCAAAGACGTCTGGGGCAACCAAGACCCGAAGCGCAAAGAGAGGGACATCAAGCGGATAGTGTCGAATGACCCGCTCGCGATGATGAAACAGGGTGCATCAAAGGTTCGGGAGCTGAAACAGGAGCGAAAGCGATTTCAGGAGGAGAGGGACGAGGAGTTGAAACAGATGCGCCGGGAGGACCGGCATCGCGAGAGACGACGACGGAGGCATGAGGAAAGTGGCAGGGGTGGAGATCGGagtcgaggccgagatggggAAAGATCTTCGACTCGGCATGAGGAAAGGAGGCATAGGTCGAGGGATAGGAGAGATGACCATGACCGTGACAGAGGATCTGAGAGACGGAGGCATGATCGTTATGGAAGGGAGGAGTCAAAAGACAGGAGGGACTACAAAGATCATCATGATAAGTATAGATCGGATccggagaggagaaggaggaggagaagcagagaCGACGACAGTCGTAAAAGAAGAGACTCGCGATCTCCAGAACGAGATCAAAGCGAGCGACGTCGACATCGTTCAAGAGAAGAAGCATGA
- a CDS encoding Nucleolar protein 58: MSLFVLAETPAGYGLFKATDKKMLKNEELAAELGRPEKVVEMLKLKKFVKFDSAATALEEAAALKDGKVPELLTALLEDLKSEKKASLAVADMKLGTAISNLPALNISPVSGSNTMDLFRGIRGSLSNLIPGLVEENFDRMALGLSHSMSRHKLKFSADKVDSMIIQAIKLLDDLDKELNVYAMRTKEWYGWHFPEMAKILNDNLAYARVILAVGMRTNISESDLSEILPEEIEAAIKAAAEISMGTEITEEDLDNIKLLADQVIVYSNYRTQLSSYLENRMRAIAPNLTALVGYLVGARLIAHAGSLINLAKAPGSTIQILGAEKALFRALKTKHDTPKYGLIYHSSLIGQANGRNKGKIARMLSAKAALGLRVDALGEFEDDVDDEERAILGLSNRIKLENHLRKLEGKPLLPKGTNVTPSGEIVGAGQFTLKETRRYNGDADGVDEEAANGTTPAKKSKKSKKLIEEVEDEEMKDAEESDEEEAATTTPAKPKKLSEADYERLAAEAGLSVKKFKRKYERGDVELNDDGTPKVFSKKELKKLRKAEEKSTPSKEAAPESKKKRKHDDSEDEAEPKKEKKQKKKKRHSDA, translated from the exons ATGTCGCTCTTTGTGCTTGCAGAGACGCCGGCAGG CTACGGCCTGTTCAAGGCCACCGACAAGAAGATGCTGAAGAATGAGGAACTCGCAGCCGAGTTGGGACGTCCTGAAAAGGTCGTTGAGAT gctcaagctcaagaagtTCGTCAAGTTCGACAGCGCCGCCACCGCTCTCGAAGAAGCCGCCGCgctcaaggatggcaaggtCCCTGAGCTGCTCACCGCgctcctcgaggacctcaagtccgagaagaaggcttcGCTCGCCGTCGCCGACATGAAGCTGGGCACGGCCATCTCTAACCTGCCTGCGCTCAACATCTCTCCCGTCTCGGGTTCCAACACGATGGATCTGTTCCGTGGCATTCGTGGCTCGCTCTCCAACCTCATTCCTGGTCTTGTTGAGGAAAACTTTGACCGCATGGCTCTGGGTCTGTCTCACTCCATGTCGCGCCACAAGCTCAAGTTCTCGGCCGACAAGGTCGACTCCATGATcatccaggccatcaagctcctcgacgatctcgacaaggagctcaacGTCTACGCCATGCGAACCAAGGAGTGGTACGGCTGGCACTTCCCTgagatggccaagatccTCAACGACAACCTGGCCTATGCCCGTGTCATCCTCGCTGTCGGCATGCGCACCAACATTTCCGAGAGCGACCTATCCGAGATCCTGCCTGAGGAGATCGAGgccgccatcaaggccgcTGCCGAGATCAGCATGGGTACTGAGATTACcgaggaggatcttgacaaCATCAAGCTGCTGGCTGACCAGGTCATTGTCTACTCCAACTACCGAACCCAGCTGTCCTCGTACCTCGAGAACCGTATGCGCGCCATTGCCCCCAACCTGACTGCCCTCGTCGGCTACCTCGTTGGTGCCCGCCTCATCGCCCACGCCGGCTCCCTCATCAACCTGGCCAAGGCTCCTGGTTCCACTATTCAGATTCTCGGTGCCGAGAAGGCTCTGTTCCGCGccctcaagaccaagcacgACACACCCAAGTATGGTCTCATCTACCACTCGTCGCTCATCGGTCAGGCCAACGGCCGAAACAAGGGTAAGATCGCCCGTATGCTGTCTGCCAAGGCTGCCCTGGGTCTCCGTGTCGATGCTCTCGGCGAGTTCGAGGACGAcgtcgatgacgaggagcgCGCCATCCTTGGTCTCAGCAACCGCATCAAGCTCGAGAACCACCTCCGAAAGCTCGAGGGCAAGCCCCTTCTGCCCAAGGGCACCAACGTCACCCCCTCTGGTGAGATTGTTGGCGCTGGTCAGTTCACTCTCAAGGAGACTCGCCGATACAACGGCGACGCCGACGGTGTCgatgaggaggctgccaACGGTACCACTCctgccaagaagagcaagaagtccaagaagctcattgaggaggtcgaggatgaggagatgaaggatgctGAGGAgagcgatgaggaggaggctgccaccaccacccctgccaagcccaagaagctgTCGGAAGCCGACTACGAGCGCCTCGCCGCTGAGGCCGGTCTCTCGGTCAAGAAGTTCAAGCGCAAGTACGAGCGAGGCGACGTTGAGCTCAACGATGACGGTACGCCCAAGGTGTTCAGcaagaaggagctcaagaagctgcgcaaggctgaggagaagtCGACACCTTCCAAGGAGGCTGCCCccgagagcaagaagaagcgcaagcacGACGACTCAGAAGACGAGGCCgagcccaagaaggagaagaagcagaagaagaagaagcgccaCTCTGATGCTTAG
- a CDS encoding V-type proton ATPase subunit, with product MEGLLFNVNNGYVEGIVRGYRNSLLTGPAYNNLTQCETIDDLKLQLGPAYGDFLASLPPNPSTSALAAKTTDKLISEFRYVRANAVGSLATFMDYVTYGYMIDNVALLITGTLHERDTRELLERCHPLGWFETMPVLCVATNIEELYNSVLIETPLAPYFKGSLSHQDLDELNIEIVRNTLYKNYLEDFYNFVNTHPDMAGTPTAEVMSEILNFEADRRAINITLNSFGTELSKQDRKKLYPSFGKLYPEGTLMLSRADDPEGVRLAVDGVHDYKTFFDAISVGGGPSGPGNMGGGSSEGRTLEDMFYQKEMEISKSAFTRQFTHAIVYAWVKLREQEIRNITWIAECIAQNQKERIGNYISVF from the exons ATGGAGGGCCTTCTCTTCAACGTCAACAACGG CTACGTCGAGGGCATTGTCCGCGGCTACCGCAACAGCCTGCTCACTGGCCCAGCCTACAACAACCTGACGCAATGCGAGACCATCGATG ATCTCAAGCTTCAGCTCGGTCCTGCTTATGGCGACTTCCTCGCCTCTCTCCCTCCTAACCCTTCGACATCCGCCCTCGCAGCCAAGACCACCGACAAGCTCATCTCAGAATTCCGATATGTTCGTGCTAATGCTGTCGGATCGCTTGCCACCTTCATGGACTACGTCACCTACGGCTACATGATTGACAATGTCGCCCTTCTCATCACCGGCACCCTTCACGAGCGCGACACCCgcgagctccttgagcgATGCCACCCTCTCGGCTGGTTCGAGACTATGCCCGTCCTCTGCGTTGCCACCAACATTGAGGAGCTCTACAACAGCGTGCTCATCGAGACCCCTCTTGCTCCCTACTTCAAGGGCAGCCTGAGCCACCAGGACCTTGATGAGCTCAACATTGAGATTGTCCGAAACACTCTCTACAAGAACTACCTCGAGGACTTTTACAACTTTGTCAACACTCACCCTGACATGGCCGGCACTCCCACCGCCGAGGTCATGTCCGAGATTCTCAACTTCGAGGCTGACCGCCGAGCCATCAATATCACCCTCAACTCGTTCGGCACCGAGCTTTCCAAGCAGGATCGTAAGAAGCTCTACCCCAGCTTTGGCAAGCTGTACCCCGAGGGAACCTTGATGCTCTCCCGAGCTGATGACCCTGAGGGTGTTCGTCTCGCCGTGGACGGTGTTCACGACTACAAGACCTTCTTTGACGCCATCTCAGTTGGTGGTGGCCCTTCGGGACCTGGCAACATGGGTGGCGGTTCCAGTGAGGGCCGGACTCTGGAAGATATGTTCTaccagaaggagatggagatttCCAAGAGCGCCTTTACCAGGCAGTTCACCCACGCCATTGTCTATGCTTGGGTGAAGCTAAGGGAACAG GAAATCCGCAACATTACCTGGATCGCCGAGTGCATAGCTCAGAACCAGAAGGAGCGCATTGGCAACTACATCTCCGTCTTCTGA
- a CDS encoding Biogenesis of lysosome-related organelles complex 1 subunit KXD1 — translation MSTHYTSVGYSMPLPVPSKGSHYPTYSQYSVSPPECDESVSSASGIPSYSNGGYSATSSGYAGGYGDYDSTNSASGVDFQEYMQDRFANSFDPIPLDRSMAMQAQTSGKLNAKHRELMELQKKAQARLAKTRERFQEGMRDAHEVRSDLEWTQKKVGALKSKASRKHTKEYSKARARYPSPEN, via the exons atgtctACTCACTACACTTCCGTGGGCTACTCCATGCCTCTGCCCGTTCCCTCCAAGGGCTCCCACTACCCCACCTACAGCCAATACTCCGTCTCGCCTCCGGAATGTGACGAATCGGTTAGCTCCGCCTCGGGCATCCCCTCTTACAGCAACGGTGGATACTCGGCCACTTCGTCCGGCTACGCTGGCGGATACGGCGACTACGATAGCACCAACTCGGCCAGCGGCGTCGATTTCCAGGAGTACATGCAGGACCGCTTCGCCAACTCGTTTGACCCCATCCCCCTGGACCGCAGCATGGCCATGCAGGCTCAGAC ATCCGGAAAGTTGAACGCCAAGCACCGAGAGCTCATGGAGCTGCAGAAGAAGGCGCAAGCTCGTCTGGCCAAGACCCGCGAGCGCTTTCAGGAGGGCATGCGAGACGCTCATGAGGTCCGCAGCGATCTCGAGTGGACACAGAAGAAGGTCGG AGCtctcaagtccaaggcctCGCGAAAGCACACCAAGGAGTACAGCAAGGCTCGTGCGCGATACCCTTCCCCCGAGAACTAG
- a CDS encoding Vesicular-fusion protein SEC18, protein MSRTPFSGFMGGGSRQPQGGGQQPPPRAPYGGGDPYQQQQGYGARYNDPRMQQQPPQGYQGGGGQPRYAEKGPSGGGRQVPLRVEKVTDKSLQSRLIYGNLCAVSPDDFPPSRDGSDLYVLLRGGQPAGEYVVSAKPVPGFPSGCISLSDPQRSWAGITMRDQFTGEIYDPFGSGGKAYLGSLDLEIGFASPNKKTEVPYDEDELSKIFIDTYQNQVLSPGERILMDVRNIPLLIVVKTVGLTDLAMSSDDSSKKVYREPHARGILTTQTRVLFHRDGKGDFNLKPSMSKPNSNAILAPDFKFEDMGIGGLGDEFATIFRRAFASRVFPPGLVAKIGIPHVKGMLLYGPPGTGKTLIARQIGKMLNARPPKVINGPEVLNKYVGQSEENIRKLFADAEKEYKEKGDESSLHIIIFDELDAVCKQRGSGAGGGTGVGDSVVNQLLSKLDGVDQLNNILLIGMTNRKDMIDDALLRPGRLEVHLEISLPDEEGRLEILKIHTGKMRTNNLLDPNVDMEELAGLTKNFSGAEINGLVKAAASFAFSRHTEVGQLAAVKQDVANMKVKREDFMNALTEVRPAYGVSEAELEEAVRLGIIPYAPHINSTIQEMMRVVGMIKEDPNKFSTSVLFHGPKASGKTALAAHIAMQSGFPFVKMVTPADLVGYRDEFAKKDYLHKAFTDAYKSPASILILDDFERMIGWNPIGPRFSNVMLEALTTLLVSKPPKGHRLLIFVTTSKASVLKMLEIDMDFAKKVAVPAVSTLRDLATVLQESRVFNSGDVNATLNEIQRLTGSDRVGVGIKTVLDCIFEAKAGGPESNVVETFTELLVEKIQELSV, encoded by the exons ATGTCCAGGACACCCTTCAGCGGCTTCATGGGAGGCGGCTCGCGACAACCTCAAGGTGGCGgccagcagcctcctcctcgggcgCCTTACGGAGGAGGTGACCCTtaccagcaacagcagggCTACGGCGCGCGATACAACGACCCTAggatgcagcagcagcctcctcaaGGATACCAGGGCGGCGGTGGTCAGCCGCGGTATGCTGAGAAGGGCCCCTCTGGCGGTGGTCGACAGGTCCCTCTCCGAGTTGAAAAGGTCACAGACAAGTCTCTGCAGTCGAGACTGATCTACGGTAATTT GTGTGCCGTTTCTCCTGACGACTTCCCGCCCAGCCGCGACGGATCCGATCTCTACGTCCTCCTCCGAGGTGGCCAGCCCGCCGGCGAATACGTTGTTTCAGCAAAGCCAGTCCCTGGGTTCCCCTCGGGCTGCATCAGTCTATCAGACCCCCAGCGATCATGGGCTGGCATCACCATGAGAGATCAATTTACCGGAGAGATCTATGACCCATTCGGGTCAGGAGGAAAGGCATATCTCGGATCTCTTGATCTAGAGATTGGTTTCGCTTCCCCCAACAAGAAGACCGAGGTCCCatacgacgaggatgagctgtCCAAGATCTTTATCGATACATACCAGAACCAGGTGCTCTCTCCTGGCGAGCGCATCCTGATGGACGTCCGAAACATTCCCCTCCTGATCGTTGTCAAGACGGTTGGCCTGACCGACTTGGCCATGTCTTCCGACGACTCGAGCAAGAAGGTTTACAGAGAACCTCATGCCAGGGGTATCCTGACGACCCAGACCCGGGTGCTGTTTCACCGTGATGGAAAGGGCGACTTTAACCTGAAGCCATCCATGTCCAAGCCCAACTCCAATGCCATTCTGGCCCCCGACTTCAAGTTTGAGGATATGGGTATTGGTGGATTGGGTGATGAGTTTGCCACCATTTTCCGTCGAGCCTTTGCTTCTCGTGTCTTCCCACCTGGCCTTGTGGCCAAGATCGGTATTCCCCACGTCAAGGGAATGCTGCTCTACGGCCCTCCTGGGACCGGAAAGACGCTTATTGCTAGGCAGATTGGCAAGATGCTGAATGCCCGGCCACCCAAGGTCATCAACGGTCCTGAGGTGCTCAACAAGTACGTTGGTCAGTCTGAAGAGAACATCCGAAAGCTCTTTGCGGATGCAGAGAAGGAgtacaaggagaagggcgaTGAGAGTAGTCTGcacatcatcatctttgatGAACTGGACGCCGTCTGCAAGCAGCGAGGCTCaggagctggtggtggtaCCGGCGTTGGTGACAGTGTGGTGAACCAGCTTCTCTCCAAGCTCGATGGTGTGGATCAGCTCAACAACATTCTCCTTATTGGAATGACCAACCGAAAGGACATGATTGATGATGCCCTTCTGCGACCTGGTCGTCTGGAGGTGCATCTGGAGATCTCGCTTCCCGACGAGGAGGGTCGACTTGAGATTCTCAAGATTCACACTGGAAAGATGAGGACCAACAACCTCCTGGACCCCAACGTCGACATGGAGGAGCTTGCTGGCCTGACCAAGAACTTCTCTGGCGCCGAGATCAACGGTCTGGTAAAGGCTGCGGCGTCTTTCGCCTTTTCGAGACACACTGAAGTTGGCCAGCTGGCTGCCGTGAAGCAGGATGTGGCCAACATGAAGGTCAAGCGCGAGGATTTTATGAATGCTCTGACGGAAGTCCGACCCGCATACGGTGTTTCCGAGgcagagctggaggaggctgtcCGCCTGGGCATCATTCCTTATGCGCCTCACATCAACTCAACGATCCAGGAGATGATGCGTGTTGTGGGCATGATCAAGGAGGATCCCAACAAGTTCAGCACATCAGTCCTGTTCCACGGCCCCAAGGCGTCAGGAAAGACGGCCCTGGCGGCGCACATTGCTATGCAGTCCGGATTCCCCTTTGTCAAGATGGTTACACCAGCAGACCTGGTGGGATACCGCGACGAGtttgccaagaaggactACCTTCACAAGGCCTTTACGGATGCCTACAAGTCGCCTGCTAGTATTCTGATCCTGGACGACTTTGAGCGCATGATTGGATGGAACCCCATCGGACCCCGTTTCTCCAACGTGATGCTCGAGGCTTTGACAACTCTGCTTGTCTCCAAGCCGCCCAAG GGCCACCGCCTCTTGATCTTTGTGACAACTTCTAAGGCGTCAGTTCTCAAGATGCTCGAAATCGACATggactttgccaagaaggtGGCGGTACCGGCCGTGTCGACGCTCCGTGACCTGGCCACAGTTCTGCAAGAGTCAAGGGTATTCAACTCGGGCGATGTCAATGCGACGCTCAACGAGATCCAACGACTGACGGGCTCGGACCGCGTGGGAGTGGGTATCAAGACGGTGCTAGACTGCATCTTTGAGGCTAAGGCCGGCGGACCCGAGTCCAACGTGGTAGAGACATTTACGGAGCTGCTGGTGGAGAAGATCCAGGAATTGAGTGTTTAA
- a CDS encoding 40S ribosomal protein S0, whose product MAPSNLPSIFNATSQDIEMLLAAQCHLGSKNLQVHMENYLWKTRADGVNVLNVGKTWEKIVLAARIIAAIDNPADVCVISARPYGQRAVLKFASHTGATAIAGRFTPGSFTNYITRSFKEPRLIVVTDPRTDAQAIKEASYVNIPVIALADTDSPTEYVDVAIPTNNKGRHAIGCIWWMLAREVLRLRGTIYSRETPWDVMVDLYFYRDPEAEAEEKVEEEKAPGVEEEGPAAIESGFAGAGGDWEAPAAGFAGATGTGWDGAAGDEWGAAPATTEWAASAAPATGEAAKETTW is encoded by the exons ATGGCCCCCTCCAACCTgccctccatcttcaacgcCACCAGCCAGGACATTGAGATGCTCCTGGCTGCCCAGTGCCACCTGGGTAGCAAGAACCTCCAGGTTCACATGGAGAACTACCTCTGGAAGACCCGTGCCGACGGTGTCAACGTTCTCAACGTCGGCAAGACCTG GGAGAAGATTGTCCTGGCCGCCCGCAtcatcgccgccatcgacAACCCCGCCGATGTCTGTGTCATCTCTGCCCGTCCCTACGGTCAGCGTGCCGTCCTCAAGTTCGCCTCCCACACTGGTGCTACTGCCATCGCTGGTCGCTTCACCCCCGGTTCCTTCACCAACTACATCACCCGCTCCTTCAAGGAGCCCCGTCTGatcgtcgtcaccgaccctcGCACCGAcgcccaggccatcaaggaggcTTCCTACGTCAACATTCCCGTCATCGCCCTCGCCGACACTGACTCCCCCACCGAGTACGTCGACGTCGCCATCCCCACCAACAACAAGGGTCGCCACGCCATCGGCTGCATCTGGTGGATGCTCGCCCGTGAGGTCCTCCGCCTCCGCGGTACCATCTACAGCCGCGAGACCCCCTGGGACGTCATGGTCGATCTCTACTTCT ACCGCGaccccgaggccgaggccgaggagaaggtcgaggaggagaaggcccccggtgtcgaggaggagggcccCGCTGCCATCGAGTCCGGCttcgctggtgctggtggtgaCTGGGAGGCTCCCGCCGCTGGCTTCGCTGGTGCCACCGGTACCGGCTGGGACGGCGCTGCCGGTGACGAGTGGGGTGCCGCTCCCGCTACCACCGAGTGGGCCGCTTCTGCCGCTCCCGCCACCggcgaggctgccaaggagaCCACGTGGTAG